Proteins encoded in a region of the Clostridium butyricum genome:
- a CDS encoding metallophosphoesterase: MDIKCRKSKELLSRLEKEGCVIDFDDTSKIVFISDVHRGNGGYEDSLRLNENIYKAALRYYYNNGYTLIEIGDGDELWKNKNILNIAYNYKDVFKMLNKFNHKKRLYLLYGNHDIIKSNPEFILKQKKVYNNIGDNFPSQMIDLYSKVKFYECAVLNYLPLNKNILAFHGHQVDTINCEFWKVSRFLVRYVWRFLEGVGGMKAPTSPATNYDKGDKIDKVLEKLAKKENRMIICGHTHNDKLPKPSEGLYCNDGCCVFPSAITTIEITNGKICLVKWKIEVDDQNSLYIKKSITAGPEKIGDYLEYN; encoded by the coding sequence ATGGATATTAAGTGTAGAAAGAGCAAAGAGCTTCTGTCAAGGCTTGAGAAAGAAGGATGTGTTATTGACTTTGATGATACTTCTAAGATAGTGTTTATAAGTGATGTTCACCGTGGGAATGGAGGATATGAAGATTCATTAAGGCTTAATGAGAACATATATAAAGCAGCTTTAAGATATTATTATAATAATGGATATACGTTGATTGAAATTGGAGATGGGGATGAACTATGGAAAAATAAAAATATTTTAAATATTGCGTATAACTATAAGGATGTATTTAAGATGTTAAATAAATTTAATCATAAAAAAAGATTGTATCTTCTATATGGAAATCATGATATTATAAAATCCAACCCAGAGTTTATTTTAAAGCAAAAAAAAGTATATAATAATATTGGAGATAATTTTCCATCTCAAATGATAGATCTGTATTCAAAAGTGAAATTTTATGAATGTGCAGTTCTTAATTATCTTCCGTTAAATAAAAATATACTAGCATTTCATGGACATCAAGTTGACACTATAAATTGTGAATTTTGGAAGGTGAGTAGATTTCTTGTGAGATATGTATGGAGATTTCTAGAAGGGGTAGGTGGAATGAAAGCACCAACAAGTCCTGCTACAAATTATGATAAAGGTGATAAAATAGATAAAGTTTTAGAAAAACTAGCTAAAAAAGAAAATAGAATGATAATATGTGGACATACCCATAATGATAAACTACCAAAACCATCTGAAGGTTTATATTGTAATGATGGATGTTGTGTTTTTCCATCAGCAATAACAACTATAGAAATAACTAATGGTAAGATATGTCTTGTAAAATGGAAAATAGAAGTAGATGATCAAAATAGTCTTTATATAAAAAAATCAATTACAGCAGGTCCTGAGAAAATAGGCGATTATTTAGAATATAATTGA